The Terriglobales bacterium genomic sequence CGGAGAAGACCGAGAAGGCGACCTTTGCCGCGGGCTGCTTCTGGGGTGTGGAGGCGGCGTTTGCGGAGATCGACGGAGTAGTGGAGACCGCCGTGGGCTACTCGGGAGGCCACACCGAGAACGCCACCTATGAGCAGGTGTGCAGCGGCCGCACCGGGCACGCCGAGGCGGTGGAGGTGAGGTTCAATCCCGCTGAGGTCTCCTACGAAGATCTGCTCGACGCCTTCTGGGAGTTGCATGACCCCACCACGCTCAACCGCCAGGGCCCGGACGTGGGCTCGCAGTACCGCTCCGCCATCTTCTTCCGTACGCCGGAGCAGGAGCAGGTGGCGCTTGCGTCGAAGGCGCGGGCGCAGGCTTCCGGCAAGCACCGCAGCACGATCGTCACCGAGATCACTCCTGCCTCGGAGTTCTACCGCGCCGAGGAGTACCACCAGAAATACTTCCAGAAACACGGCGGGGCGGCCTGCCACTTCTAGGGTGCGGTGGCGCCCTCAGACGATGTATTTCGTGGTATGAGGGTCGAGGAGCTTCCTCCCGTGATGTGACGGGCAAGTCCATAACGGAAGGAGAGACTCCAATGTTCAACAATCGCTTTCGATCAGGCCAGCAGCAAGCGTCGCAAAGGCTTCCCGTCTGAGAGCCAAGTAAAGCGCGGCTTTCCGCGTCGTTCACAACGACAAGGAACTCACCGAGAAGCTGGGAAGAAACGACCTGTGTCCGTGCGGCTCCGGTCGTAGATTCAAGAACTGCTGCATGCGGAACGGCCGTTTCGACGGCTCGAACCGCAGCCACTACACACGTGACTAGACAACAAGGGCGCGGCTTCAGGCCGTGCCCTTTCCCCTAGTGCTTGATTCCCCGCCACCCTGCGCTTCGCCACTCGCTCCTTCGCATCTGCTCGGTCGCTCGGGCTCGCGCAGAGTGGCGCTCGGATTTAGGCGGCTGGCCTAGGGGTGGGGTGGGGCGGGGAACGAAAGTGGGGAAGAAACTGGCGGAGAGGGAGGGATTCGAACCCCCGATGCCCTTTCAGGCATGTCCGCTTTCGAGGCGGATCGTTTCAACCGCTCACGCACCTCTCCGGGCCCTACGCGGGCGACGGGACGGCTCGCTCCCGCTCGCCCAAGTCGAATTGTTGAAGGCGCTATCTGTTCCTGCGACTCCGGAAGAACGCTTGCATCAACTCCCCGCAGCGGCCGACCAGCACCCCTGAAGTCACCTCCATTTGATGATTCAACCGTGGGTGGTTCAGGACCTGGAGCACCGAGCTGACGGCGCCGGCCTTGGGGTCGTCCGCGCCGTACACCAGGCGCTTCAGCCGCGCGTGGACGAGCGCGCCCGCGCACATGGCGCAGGGCTCGATTGTAACAAACATCTCGCACTCGTCCAGACGGTGGTTGCCGAGCGCGCGCGCCGCTTCGCGCAGGGCAACGACCTCGGCGTGGGCGGTGGGATCGGAGTCCGCCAGGTTGCGGTTCGCACCGCGGCCGACGATGCGCCCGTCACAGACGATGACCGCGCCCACCGGGACCTCGCCCGCGGCTTCGGCCTTCGCCGCTTCGCGGAGGGCCTCTTC encodes the following:
- the msrA gene encoding peptide-methionine (S)-S-oxide reductase MsrA, which encodes MTSGTAEKTEKATFAAGCFWGVEAAFAEIDGVVETAVGYSGGHTENATYEQVCSGRTGHAEAVEVRFNPAEVSYEDLLDAFWELHDPTTLNRQGPDVGSQYRSAIFFRTPEQEQVALASKARAQASGKHRSTIVTEITPASEFYRAEEYHQKYFQKHGGAACHF
- the tadA gene encoding tRNA adenosine(34) deaminase TadA — translated: MSAADESWMEEALREAAKAEAAGEVPVGAVIVCDGRIVGRGANRNLADSDPTAHAEVVALREAARALGNHRLDECEMFVTIEPCAMCAGALVHARLKRLVYGADDPKAGAVSSVLQVLNHPRLNHQMEVTSGVLVGRCGELMQAFFRSRRNR